The genome window GGATTCCCATCGCCTGAAGCAAGTTCTATCCAACCTCGTGAACAATGCCATCAAGTTTACGGATCAAGGTTCCATAGAAATCGGGGTCGAGCTGGAAATGGCTGCGGACGAGCTCGTGGCGAATCTTTGGGTTCGGGATACGGGGATCGGGATACCTGAAGATGTTCAGCGAAAGCTCTTCAAGGCGTTTTCGCAGGCGGACGAGTCGACCTCGCGGAAGTTCGGCGGGACCGGACTAGGATTGGTGATCAGTCAACGCCTGGTGGAATTGATGAACGGCGCGATCGGCCTTTCGAGCGAAGTTGGAGTAGGATCCAAATTTTGGATACGGATGCCCTTCGCTCGTTCGGAAGGGCCTCGGTTTCAGTTGGGAAAGGCGCAGCGCGAGAAGTTGGAGCAGCGGCGTATCCTGATCGTATCGGATCGGCCGGACCTTGCTTACTCCCTGCAGTATGCGTTGCGGGAAGCGTCGATCGAAGCGGACGTGGCGGCGGATTTCGAGGACAGCAAGCTCTTGTTGGAGGAGGCAAAGTTCGATGGTCGTTCGTTTACGGACGTGGTGTTTGACGAGGCGCTGGGTTTGGGGCCGTGGAAGGCGTGTTTGGGGCAGATCAAGATCAGAAGTCTCATGTTGGCGGATCCCTCGCTTCGCCGAACCAGCTTGGACGTGCCGGTGGCTGGAGTGCACCTACTGCCATCTCCTGCTTCGGCTCGCCGTATCATTCATTCCATCCTGAACGAGGAGAACGTGCAGCGAAAGCGTCGTCGCGAAGGGGACGCCCTTCCGCAGTTTCCCGAGGCGAAGATTTTGGTGGTCGACGACAACGATGCGAATCGCTTGGTCGCTGAGGAGCTCTTCAAGCGGCATGGCATCCATCCGCACCTGGCGTCCAGCGGCTGGGAAGCGCTGGAGGAGACGTGCCGGACGAAGTTCGACATCATCTTCATGGACTGCATGATGCCGGAGCTCGATGGATTCGAAACGACGGGGATCATCCGCAGCGGCAGGAATGGCACGCTCTGCCGGGATTCCCAGATCGTGGCGTTGACCGCGAATGCGATGTCGGGCGACCGCGATAAGTGTTTGAAGGCAGGCATGGACGATTACTTGGCCAAGCCTATTCGACCAAAGGTGCTGACGGAAAAGCTACAGCAGGTTTTCGGAGACGGGGAGCAGCGGGCGGTCGAGGCCGATCCGATTGAATTTTCAAGGGAAGAAAAGAACTCCGAGGCTCTAGAACATGCCGGGCCCGGGCTTGAAACGCCTGATGTCTCATTGCCAAGTGCCGAGTCCGAACTCTTCGACCTGGAGGAGCTTTTGGGTATGTTTGGCGATGACAGGGTTTTGATCGGAAGCTTGGTCGACGAATATTTGAGTGGCTTGGACGATACTTTCCAGGCCTTGCGCATGGCTATCGAGGAAACGGCGGACATCGATAAGGCGCGCTTGCATTCGCATAGCATGAAGGGGAGCTCCCGCAGTTTTGGGGCAAATCGCTTGGGCGACGTGGCCGATGACGTGGAGATGGCGTGCGTGAGCGGGGTTTGGAGCCAAGTTGAGTTGGCGTGGCGCAAGATCCCCCTCACGATAAAGGAAACGAAGACGGAGGCGCAGCGCCTGAAACGCGAGGTGCTCGGCTTGGAGAGCTGAACGTGCCAAGGAGAAAGGCGGGCACGAAAAGGCCCGCAGCTTTGGCGAGCGACGGGCACTTGGGTGGCGGAAACTGGGAGGAACTTGCATCCCCCGCTGCTTCTCTGGAAACGCTTACTTCTGGCGGCGCTTCGCGTTGCGGTAGGCTGCGAGCGCAACGCCCGAAACCAGGAGGGCGGCGACGCCCGTGAACACGGTTTGCCAGTTTATTTCCCAGCCTGAGTGGGTGTGAGGTATGGCAGTGCTGTGGGCAGCTGCGGAGGCTGCGATGGCGAGAGAGGCGAGGGTCGTGGTCGTCTTTTTCATTTGAGTCAGGAGTCTTAGGATAATCTCAGGAGCGGGCAATCGTTCGTTTCAGCTCTTGGATGGAAAGCTTGTGTTTTTGGGAGAGTTCTTTGAGCGACTCGTATTCGAGCTTCGTCTTTTTTTTTCCGGAAGGCGTTTCAGATTCTTTAGCTAGAAGCGTACCGTAGTCGGTTTCGATAGCAATCTTTCTTCGTTTAAGGACTCGTCTCTCGGTCAGATGGTAGCGAAGGCCGATGCTGCTGGTATTCTCCAAGATGTAATCGGCCACGGCGTCTCTGCTTTCGCTAGGCGCCAAGGCGCTGAGCAGGAGGCCAGGCCGCCCCTTTTTCATCTGCACGGAGCAAAGGTGAAAGTCTAGAGCGCCGGCTTGCAGCAGGCCGTCCTGGAAGTCGGCGCCGAGGTACTCTCCCGAGAAGTCGTCGAGATTGGTTTCGATGACCCAGGTGCGCGTCGCCTCTTGAGCCGCTTGCTCGAGCAGCGAAACCCTCACGACGTTAGCAGCCTTGAAGTTCTTCTTGCCGGGGCCGTACGCGATTTGGCGGGCAGGTGTTGGCGGCGTTTCGAATCGTGGCTGGAGGTACTTGAGGATGGCGGCTCCGGTAGGCGTGCAGCGCTCGCCTTGCTCCTCGCCCTTGTAGCTCGGCAGGCCTCTCAGAATATCGGCGGTCGCGGGAGCGGGAACGGGCAGCAAGCCATGTTGGGTGTGTACGGAACCGAAGCCGAGGCAGATGGGGTCGCTGTAGCACTGGCTGATGTCGAGTCGGTCCAGCAGCAGGGCGCAGCCTACGATGTCCAGGATGGAGTCGACTCCGCTGACCTCGTGGAAGTGGATTTTCTCGATGGGGATGTCGTGTATCCGGGATTCTGATTCGCCGATGATCTGAAAAATGTCTTTGGCGATGTCTTTGGCTCGCTGCGGAATGTGAGCCGCTTCGATAAGTTGAACGATGTCGCTTAGATGGCGGTGAGGACCGTGATGGTGGTGGTGATGCTCGTCCCCGTGGTGGTGAGAGTGGCTTTCGGTGGGGGCAGCTCCTGTATCCACAATGTTGATATGCTTGCAGACGATGCCGTTTTTGTTGAGGGACTGGACCTCTACCTTGGCGTCGGGCAAATGCAGTTTGGAGGGAAGCGCTTGGATTTCCTCGAAGGCGTCGGCAAGGCTGCATAGGGCGCTGAGCAGCATGTCTCCGGCTACGCCGGAAAAAGGTTCGATGTAGAGGGTATTTGCCATGGGAGCTTATGCCGTACGTTGCAGGATGCGGTAGGCGGCCATGGCGGCCCCGTAGCCATTGTCGATATTGACTACGGTGATACCGTTGGCGCAGCTGGAAAGCATGGTGTTGAGGGCGACGGCTCCGTTCTCGGAAACGCCGTAGCCGACGGAGGCGGGCACGGCGATAATGGGTTGGGGAAGCAGTCCGCCCACCGCGGTAGGCAGGGCTCCTTCGAAGCCGGCCACCACGATGAGGACCTTGTATTTCTTGAGTTCGTCGACCTTGGAAAGGAGCCGATGGATCCCGGCGATGCCGATGTCGTTGTAACGGGCGGCGTGGCAGCCGAGAAACTGCAGGGTGTAGAAGGCCTCGTTGACTACGAAGGCGTCGGAGGTTCCGGCGGAGAGCAGGGCGACCTCGTTGCTCGGGGAGTCCGGGGCATTCGGTTCCCGCAGGGCGAAGACCCCGGAGATATCGTCGTAGAGGCTGCCCTCGAATTGAGATTTGAGTGCTACGCCCTTGTCGGGCTGGACCTTGGTGGCCAATGCGTTGAGGCCTTTGCTTTGGTAGCTCTGTAGGATCTCGATGAGAACGGGTAGCGATTTGCTGGCTCCGTAGATGACCTCGGGGAAGCCGAGTCGTTCGGAGCGGTTGAAGTCGAGTTCGAAAGATTCGCTCATTTCGTGTCGTTGGGAAGGGCGCGATTCAATTTTCCGGAGACCAGGCCTTCCTGGTCGAGAGTCGTTTGGGGGAAGCCGATAGCGGCGAAGGTTTCCACGATTTTAGGCATGTGCGCCTTGAGGGGGGCAATGCTTTCGCTTGGGACTTCGATGCGGGCCTCGTTCTGGTAGTGGCGCACGCGGGCTTCTTCGAAGCCGTAGCGAGCGAGCACGCTTTCGGCGAGCTCGATTCGGTTGAGCTTCTCGCGGGTTACGGATTGGCCGTAGGGGATGCGGGAGCTCAGGCAGGGGCTAGCCGGCTTGTTCCAGTTGGGGAGCTGCAAGCTTTTCGCGAGGGCCCGAACGGCGGCCTTGTCCATTCCGCAGTCGGCGAGGGGGGATCGTACCGCGGCTTGGGAGGCGGCCTGCAGCCCGGGGCGATAGTCGCCGAGATCGTCGCAGTTGGTTCCGTTGGTGGCGACGAAGCCCGGGTATTTTTGCAGGAGGGCGGAGAGGTCGTGGTACAGATGGCTCTTGCAGGCGTAGCAGCGGTTGAAGGGATTGGAGTAGTAGGCTTCGTCGTCGATCTCTTGGGTGTGGATGATATCGAGCTGGATGTCGTAGCGTCGACAGAAGTCCTTGGCCTCCTGCAGGTCCCGCCGCTTGAGGCTTGGAGAGTCTGAGATGCAGCCGATGGCCCTCTCCTTGCCGAGGTTTTGGCGGGCGAGGTAGAGCACCAAGGCGGAGTCGACGCCGCCCGAGAAGGCGGTTACGCTGCCGGGGATTTTGAGAAACCAGTCGCGCGCTGCGCGGAGCAGTTTCTCGGTGTCGATTTCGGGGGCCATATCCTTCATACTCGGAAAGGGGGCATTTGACTGCGTGAGGAGAGCAATTGCGAGAAGAGTCTTTGCGGCGTTCGCGCGGGATGGCCCGAGGCAAGCGTCTTTTTTGCGGTGGGGTAGTCTTGAATTATCGCCCTGCGGGTTTTGCGAAATGTGAAAAAATGTGTGTGTTCAGTATTACAAACTTGGGTTCTGTTTGGATCCGCGGTTTGCTGGAGAAGTTGGGAGATGTCCGCTCTCGTTATGGTTGAAGCAGAAGACGAAAGGGAGGGGAGCGAGGCTCGGACTTTGGGTCCGAAGGGTTCGCTCCGGAGAATTCTTGTTGTTCAGGAAAGCGAGGTTGATCGCGTTTTTTTGGAACGCCTCTTCGACGCCCGCGGTTTGCGGAAGCGCTTCAGCTTGACCTTCGCGCCGGATCACGAGGTTGCCTTGGATCTTCTGGAGAGGAAGGGTTACGAGGTGCTTTTGCTGGACCTAGGCCTCTCGGCGGAGGTGGACATGGATTGGCTGGACGCCTTGCAGGCGAGGACCAATTGCCCCCTGCTAATCCTCAGCGCCTTGGACAACGAGGAGATTGCGGTGCAGGTGATGCAAAGGGGAGTGCAGGACTACCTCAGCAAGAACGAGTTGACCGCGATCGCCCTGGAGCGAACCATCAACCACTCGATCGAGCGGTATCGTTTGATGGCGGAGCTGTCGCAAGCCAAGCGAAAGGCGGAAGCTGCCTCCCAGGCTAAGAGCGATTTTCTGGCTGTCATGAGCCACGAGTTTCGCACCCCGATGAACGGAATCATTGGTGGGATAAATCTCCTGACGACGCTTTGCGAGAAGCAGCAGGCGCAGGAGTTGTTGAACATGATGCGGGAGTGCGCGGAGAGCCAACTGACTTTGATCGGCGACGTCTTGGACATCAGCAAGATCGAGGCGGGCGGGTTGGAGTTGTCCTACGAGCCGTTCAGCCCGCGCGATCTCATCTCTAGCGTGCTGAGCGCCGTGTCCTATGCTGCTCGAGAGAAGGGGATCAAGTTGGCGGTGGATATCGACTCGGGAATGCCGCGGGAGTTGATTTCGGATGCGCGTCGCTTGCGACAGGTCTTGATTAACTTGGCCGGCAATGCGGTGAAGTTCACGGTTGAGGGCGAGGTGAGGATCCATGCTCGCAAGCTGGAAGGGGAGCTCGTCGAGTTTCGCGTGACGGACACGGGGATTGGGATCGAATCGTCGGATATCGACTCGATTTTCGACACCTTCACGCAGGTCGATTCCTCCTACAGCCGCCGCTACGCGGGAGCTGGGCTTGGCCTGGCCATTTGCAAGCGCCTCGTGCGGATGTTGGGCGGTACCATTCGGGTCGAGAGCGAGGTGGGGCGTGGATCGGATTTCCATTTCACCGTGACTTGCAGGGAGCGCGACGATGCGGAGGACCAGAGGCGGGACTTGGAGAGCGATGCGTCGATCCGGTTCGCGGAGGCATATCCCTTGGCGGTGCTGGTCGTCGAAGACAGTCAGCTGGTGCGCAGCTTTCTCATGGCGACTTTAGGAAAGCTGGGCTACGATCCGCATGAAGCGGAATCTGGCAAAGAGGCGCTGCAGCTTGCGGAGAAGAACCATTACGATGCGATATTCATGGACATTCGCATGCCGGACCTGGACGGGTTCGAGACTGCCACGATGCTCTTCGAAATGCAGAAAAACCGGGACGGTTGCGTTCCTTATGTCGCAGCGATTTCCGCTACCGTAAATGACGAGATCAGCCTGGAGTGCGATGCCCGCGGGATTGACCGACTTCTCTTCAAGCCCATTGAAATCGAGGAGATCCGCGGGACCTTGCGCCAAGCTGCTCGCTCCCGGCCAAAGCCGCCTCGCGACGATTTGCTCTGAAGCGGCAAGGAACCTTGTTCTAGGCAGTCCTCAAGTCTGCTCCTGGCTCTTCAGCCAATTCCAAAGCCCCTCGAGGTCGGGGTCATCCACGCTCTCCTGTTCGAAGTCTCGGTCGAGCTTGATTGCGGAATCGAGGTGGTCCGAGGCGTCTTGGTATTGTCCGAGCAGGGAGCAGTAGCAGGCTAGGTTGAACCATAGCACGGGTTCTTGCGGGTGAAGAACGAGGGCTCTCAAGGCGATGTTCTTGGCCTCTTCGTTACGTTCCATCTCCCGCAGGGCGTAAGCCCAATTGATCCATGCATGACGGGAGCTGGGCGTTTGCTCGGCCAGCTGCTTGGATACGGCTTCCATGAGTTCCCAATTCCTTGCTTCGAGGTACAGGCGGGAACGAACGAGCAGGACGTCGTCCATCAATCGCTCGGATGGTTCGATCGCGTCGAGCTCCTCGCTTGCTTCCTTTAACATGCCTAGCTCGATGTATCCGTTCGCGTAGGACACACGTGTAGAAGTGGGGATCATGCTCAGGGACGTTTGCCGATTTCCTCTTTAAGGGTGACGAAGTGTTGAGTGGTTTCTTTCAGGGCAAAGAGCAAACCTGCGGAAAGGGCGATCAAGCTGAGCAGGAAGGTGGCGACCACCGCGCTTGCCAGTGGCAGGTTAGCCACGGTAGCGAATGCGAGGAGGATGGCGGAAAGGAGGGAGAGACACATAGACCCGTACAGCGTAGCCACTGCATTGCGGAGCAAAAGGGAGCGACGGGTGAGGTTGCTGATCTGCTTTTCGAGCGAGCTCGCGTAGTCGATATTGTCCCTGCTGCCGTCGGACAGGAGCGAACGGATCCCTTGCACGATGCGACTGAACCGGGTTTGCAGCGCCCATGCGAGCGTGGCTGCGGAGGTCATCATGAGAAAGGGAGCGAGGATCGCCTGGTAGTTCTCGAGGGTGAGCTGGGTCAGGTCACTCATCTGAAATTTCGAGCTGAACGATTCGGTAGGAAAGGATGGCCTCTCGCGTCGCATAGCCAAGCCCGATGAAGAGGAAGCTGAGCGAGAGTCCGAAGAGGACAAAGACTAAGACAGAGGAGGCGAGGGCACTGAGGACGCCGATCCCGAGAGCGATTGAGGAGAAGACGAGAAATACGACCGTCGTGTAGAAACAGAAGATGGCGTTCCGCACCAGCCGCGCTCGTTGCATAAGCGAATCGATTTGCTTGTTCACGCGGTTGAGGCTGGCGTCGAGCGGTTCCAGGCCTCGACGTTCGCTATTCAGCTGGCGGATGACGGTAACTAAAGTGCTGTACTTGGATTGCAGCCCTGCCAGCAGCAGTCCGACTCCCGTGACCAAGACGGCTGGGGCCAGAGAAGCGTTGATAAAGTTGATCGCGTCCTGTAGTTGCATGGTGGTGACGGAGCGGGGTGTAGCCCACGCGGCAGTTAGGGGCGATTAACGCAAAAATTGTCGCGTTTGTCGACTTTTCACTCGCTAGCGAGGATCGATGCTCGGCAAGCCGTCGATGCTTTGCAGGTTCTTCTCCTGCTGATAGGCGATGATTCCGTCTTCTCCCTTTTTCGAAGCCCACTTGTCTAAGACCTCGCGGTCGCCTTGGTATTCGTAGAGTGGTACCGAGTAACCGCAGGAATCCGCGACGCGCTTAACGTCGAGGTGTATGATGGCCCGGGCTCCGGTGTTTTGGGGAAAGTGGGTGGCGAGACGCTCGTATTCGTCGCTTCCTTTGAGGTGGGCGGTTCCGGTTCCGTGCAGGCGAAAAATTTGCGGAGCTCCTTCGAAGGCGCAGAACATGATCACCATACGCCCGTTCTCTCGGAGATGGGCGATGGTCTCGGCGCCACTCCCGGTGTAGTCCAAGTAGGCGACTTCGAGAGGTCCGAGAACGCGGAAGCTGTCTCCACCTTTTGGTGACAGGTTTACATGGCCGTCGCTGGCGAGAGGAGCGGTTCCGACGAAGAACATCTTTTGCTTTTCGATCCAAGCCATGTGCTTGGCTGACATCTCGGGGTGAACTTTCATGGCGTGGCAGAGTTGTGGAGGGGAGGACTGGGTGTGAATCTTCGCACGATTTTGGGAGCGGAGCGACTGCGCGATGCGGCTCGCTCCTCGCTATTTTTCGATGGTGACCTCGCCTGCTCGAGCCAGGAAGCGGGACCCATCCTCTTTTTCGATAATGAGGGCGCCGCTGTTGTCGATGCCGCTGGCGACTCCGGAGATTCGGCTATCACCTTGAATGAGGCGGATGCTTTTTCCGGCAAGGGTGTCGTAGCGAGGCCAGCGTTCTTTTAGCGCCGCTCGATGGCTGCCGTCAGCGAGTTGCTTGTATGCGATAGCGATGCGTCCGGTAATTGCGGATACAAGTTTGTTGATATCGAAGCTTTGCCCGGAGCTTTGCCTCAGGGAGGTTGCGATTTGCTTGAGCTCCTCCGGCCAATCCGAGCCGTCGCTGTTTACGTTGAGTCCGAGACCGAGCACGGCGCTGAGGACCTGATCTGCTTCCATGCGAGCTTCAGTCAGGATACCGGCGACTTTCTTTCCCTCGATGTGCAGGTCGTTGGGCCACTTGACTTGACAGTTTACGCGGCAGATGGAGTTGATGCATTCGCAAATGTTGATGCCCATCCAGAGGGTGAAGAGCGACATTTGGGTGGGCGAGATTTGAGGTCGGAATCCGAAGCTTGCGTAGAGGTTTCCGTTTTGGGGACTGTGCCAGGCGCGTCCCAGACGTCCGCGTCCAATTGTTTGTAGTCGTGAGATGACTACGAATGGCGTGTTCTCGCCATTGGCGATAAGGCGTTCCGCTTCGGAGTTGGTGCTATCGACCTCGTCGAGCACGATTGCTTTGAATTTGTCGGCGGCGTGTTGAAGGCGGGCTTGGATAAGTGGTTGGTTGAGCTCTTCGGGAACTTTGGTGAGCCGATACCCCTTGCTGCGGACCGCTTCGAAGTCGAAGCCCTGCGCTTTCAGCTTTTCCATGTATGACCAAACGGATACGCGGGAAACTCCGATGAGTTCGGCCAGCTCGCTGCCTGATACGAAGTCGCCGTCGGCGGCGAGAAATTCGCGAATGATGAGGACGTTGCTGTCTGACATGGAAAGGGAAGGTGAGGGGAGGCTGTGGTCTAGGAGTCGAGTCCTATGTCGATCCAGGTGGACTGGTGCACGGTGGCTCCGGTGGAGATGAAGTCGAGCCCGAGTTTCGCCAATTCGGGCAGGGATTCTATGGTGATGCCGCCGCTCGCTTCGGTGACAGCCCGGTCGCCGATGAGCGTTACCGCCTGTTTGAGTTGATCGACCGAGAAGTTGTCTAGAAGGATTATATCGACGCGGGCGGCGAGGGCGTGCTCGATCTGCTCTAGGGTGTCCACTTCCATCTCCACGAGAATCTGGGGATGGCGCCTGCGGGATTCCGCGACGGCGTCGATTGCGGATTGGCGAGGGTTTTCTCCGAAAGCAGCCAGATGGTTGTCCTTCAGCATGACTCGGTCGAAGAGGCCGATGCGATGGTTCCAGCCGCCACCGCAAGCGACGGCGTATTTTTCGAGCGTTCGGTAGCCGGGGGTGGTTTTGCGGGTGTCGAGCAGCCGGGTGGAGCTGTTTCCGAGGGCGTCCACGTAGCGTTGCGTGAGGGTGGCGACGCCGGAGAGCTTTTGCAGGAAATTAAGCAAGGGACGCTCGGCGCTGAGCAAGCTTCGCGCTGGACCGCTCACTGTTCCGATGGCATCGCCTCGAGCGAGAGTGTCGCCGTCCGCCGCTGCCGCTGCGAAGGCGAGCTTGGGATCGTAGGCGGCGAGGACATGCGGAGCCAGCTCGACGCCGCAAAGGGTGATGGGGCTGCGGGCGCGGAGGGTGGTTTTCACCGTTTGGTCAGCGTCGAGCAAGGCGGAGGAATGGTCGCCCGGAGTGTCGGTGCCGCGGCTGAGCCCGCCGCCGGCTAGGTCCTCAGATTTCGCGAGCTGGATAAGCGTTTGGAGAGGAGCGAGGTCGAGGTCGGCCCAGGTGAGGCGCTGGCAGCAACGTTCGGGTTTTTTCATTGGTGCGGCGAATAGTGGCGGCGATTGTGAAAGAGTGAAGGGCGAAAAAGTGAAAAGTGCGGGGACTGGCGAAGCGTTTGGCGCTTGAGAGGCGAGGAGCGGCTTGCTTGCATCGGAGGATGGATTTGCAGGATTTTGTGAGGTCGCTGGAGCAGGAAAATCCCCCTCAAGAAGTGGATGGGGCTCTCTTGGCTTTGTGGTGGGACGCGAAGGGGGACTGGAGCCGGGCCCACGAAATCGCCCAGGATGCTGCCAGTCGCGAGGGCGATTGGGTGCATGCCTACCTCCACCGCAAGGAAGGGGACGAAGGTAACGCGGGCTACTGGTACAGCCGGGCCCGTCAGCCTGTTTTCCACGGGGCGTTGCAAGAGGAATGGCGTAAAATCGTTTCCGCTCTCCTGGAAGTGTGAGGCGTTTCAACTAGGCACCTAGGTGCGATCTTTCCGAGATATCGGGGGCCTTGTTTGATTCCGCTCGGGTTTTGCGCAAGCTTGCCTGTCGTCTTCGATTCATGAAAGATTCCTCTCGCCATGAATTGAAGCTCTTTGCGGCCGAATCGCTCCTTTCTCGACTGATGGACGATGAGGAGTTGATGAGGAAGGTTTTGCAGGCTTGCCTGCAAGACCTCAGCCGAAATTTTGAATTGCTCAAATCGAGTGTCGAAGCGGGGGACGAGTCGACTGCGGGCAAGGTGGCCCATACATTGAAGGGGTCGGCCAAGAACGCAGACCTGCGGGCTCTGGCAGCGATTGCCCTAGAGATAGAGGAGGGTTTGAAAGCGGGGGATAGGGTCGGAGTCGAAAGGCGTCTAGAGGATTTGTCCACTGTCGTGAGGGATTCTATCCGTGAAGTGGAGAGGTACCTTACCGGGATCTAGATAGAGGATCGTTTCGCCGCGCTAGGTTTGGGAACTCGGTCGCTGGAGTTGCATTACCTAGCTTTGTAAAAACGAGGTAAGCGAATCGCCCCGCTTTACGCTTACTTTACGGGAAGAAGCGGCATTGCCGCATGCGATTTTAAAAGGAGCGTTAATGGGGCGAGAGGGTGAAGTTTGTGGCGCTTACCTGCTTCGTAGGAAGATTCTCGCGCCGTTCTCTAGGGTGGTGGAGCTACTTGCCAGTACACTTTGGTCCGAGCTTTGCCGCAGCGAACGGGCCAATGTGATTGGCCTGAATTACTTAACCACTGATTGCACCATGAACGCCACTAAAGAACATACCTCAGACAAGTCAGCCTCTGCTCCTTTGAACGTCTTGATTGTAGACGACAGCATACACGACTACCGCTCCCTTTCAGTCATGATCGGGGCGAATTCAGACAATAGATACGAGTTCGATTGGGCGCGAAATTCGGAGGAAGCGGAGTCCAAGCTCGAAGTAGGCGCTTACGAGATTGTCGCGGTAGACTATAATCTCGGCTTAGAGGAAGGCTCGGAAGTGATTCAGAAGCTTTCTGCCAACTACCCGGCGTCCTCCTACATCATGGTTACGGGGAACCAAGACCCGGACGTCTACAAGCGCGGGATACGCGCTGGAGCGGTGAACTTCGTTCAGAAGAACAAGGAATGTGGAATGATTTTCGACCGAATGGCCCAGTATGCGGTTGAGAGAAAACGATCGGAGAGCTCCTTGAAGATGGCGAACGCCTCGAAGGATTGGCTGATGTCGCTTTTGGAAACGGATCTCGCGACTCCCTTGTTCGCTTTGAACCAGATGCTTTCCACTACCTACAAGGAGGCCGAGAATATGCCCAAGGAGATGCTGATCGAGCTTTTGGATACAGCTTACCAAACTTCCTGCGAAGCCTTGATCGCGACCAAGGAGCTTCTGGATTGGGGGCGCAGCGTGCGTGGGGCGATGCGCCCGAATCTCGCCATGGTAGATGTATCGGGGTGCATTCATCGAGCGGTTCGCCTACTCACCTCCTTGGCCGACGAACGGGGGATCTACATCGCCCAGCGCGGAGTCTTCGACTTCAAGGCCTATTGCGACGAGCGAATGCTCTCGACTGTCCTTCGAAATCTACTCTCTGCAGCGCTGTCGTATTCTGACAACGACAAGACGGTCTGCATCGAATCGGTAGTGGTGGATGGGCACCTTTCGCTTGGGATCAACAGCGAGGGAAGCGGCATCGAAGCCCGCTCCTACGCGTCGCTTTTCGACTCCAAGGGAACCGACAGCGAGTCGTGCAGCCCGATCGAGCGTCAGTCTATTTGTTCGATCCAGGTGGCGAGCCACATGTTGGATTCGATGGGTTGTTCCTTGGAGATTCGCAACGATCCCAAGAAGGGAGTACGCTTCACCTTCAAGCTCCCGCTGAAATTCCCCATGGGAATCTAGAAGACCCCTTGAACAGGCCTGCCTAAAATCGTATTTGTCGCTCGAATCATCATGGAATTCCCAAGACCCATTCAAGTTCTGCTCGTGGAGGACAGCCGCGACCATGCGGTTTTCTTCACGGCTGCCTTGGGCAAGGGCTTCAAGCACACGCATGAAGTGACGGTGGTGGAGTCACTATCCGAGGGTTTCGCTGAATTGTCGTCGGGCCATTACGATTTGATCGTGCTAGATCTTGGCCTGCCTGAGAGCCAGGGACTGGATACGCTGAAGACTTTCTTCCGAGCGATGGGTCCAGCGAATCCTGTCATCGTGCTGACGGCGAATTCCGATGAAGGAATTGGCGAGGAATCCTTGCGGCTGGGGGCGATTGACTTCCTTACCAAAGGGGAATTTGGGGCGGACCAATTGTCGCGGACGGTACGGTATGGGCTCGAGCGCTGGCGTCAGCGCCGCGAACTGGAAGAGGCCCAGAGAAATCTCAAAAGCTTTGCCCATGTCGCGGCTCACGACCTGAAGTCTCCGGTGAAGTCAATTGGCCTCTATGCAAGCTTGCTGAAGCAGAAAGCGGCTTCGCGGGATGCGGACGAGGAAGAAATCGAGTTTATCGAATATATCGAGTCCTTCACCGAGCAAGCCGAGAAGCTGGTCGATAGCCTGCTAAATTTCAGTGTCCTCGGAGAAAAATCTGTTGAGTTGGGTACGGTGGAAGTGTCAGCGATCGCTGGCCAAGCGGTGTCTAACCTCAGCGCATTGGTCGAGGAGGAGTCCGCCACGGTAGAAGTGGGGGAATTGCCGCTAGTCCAAGCGGACGAGGGGCTTTTGGTTCATGTGCTGCAAAACTTGATCTCG of Pelagicoccus enzymogenes contains these proteins:
- a CDS encoding Hpt domain-containing protein yields the protein MKDSSRHELKLFAAESLLSRLMDDEELMRKVLQACLQDLSRNFELLKSSVEAGDESTAGKVAHTLKGSAKNADLRALAAIALEIEEGLKAGDRVGVERRLEDLSTVVRDSIREVERYLTGI
- a CDS encoding ATP-binding response regulator; its protein translation is MNATKEHTSDKSASAPLNVLIVDDSIHDYRSLSVMIGANSDNRYEFDWARNSEEAESKLEVGAYEIVAVDYNLGLEEGSEVIQKLSANYPASSYIMVTGNQDPDVYKRGIRAGAVNFVQKNKECGMIFDRMAQYAVERKRSESSLKMANASKDWLMSLLETDLATPLFALNQMLSTTYKEAENMPKEMLIELLDTAYQTSCEALIATKELLDWGRSVRGAMRPNLAMVDVSGCIHRAVRLLTSLADERGIYIAQRGVFDFKAYCDERMLSTVLRNLLSAALSYSDNDKTVCIESVVVDGHLSLGINSEGSGIEARSYASLFDSKGTDSESCSPIERQSICSIQVASHMLDSMGCSLEIRNDPKKGVRFTFKLPLKFPMGI
- a CDS encoding hybrid sensor histidine kinase/response regulator, which codes for MEFPRPIQVLLVEDSRDHAVFFTAALGKGFKHTHEVTVVESLSEGFAELSSGHYDLIVLDLGLPESQGLDTLKTFFRAMGPANPVIVLTANSDEGIGEESLRLGAIDFLTKGEFGADQLSRTVRYGLERWRQRRELEEAQRNLKSFAHVAAHDLKSPVKSIGLYASLLKQKAASRDADEEEIEFIEYIESFTEQAEKLVDSLLNFSVLGEKSVELGTVEVSAIAGQAVSNLSALVEEESATVEVGELPLVQADEGLLVHVLQNLISNAIKYRGEEPPLVKVAAMVRGSEVEIAVQDNGRGIDAKYFSRIFEPFKRLSGPTHPEGVGLGLAICQRVVEAHRGRIWVESEQGRGSVFRFTLPMAEASVRPSLGVHCQLG